The Actinomycetes bacterium sequence GTACCACGGCCTGCTGGGCCTCGCGGGGGTCCTGCTGCGGGTGGACGCGCACGTTCAGCTTGGCCCTGGCGTATGGCGACACCGCGTTGAGGGCGTCGTCGACGCCGGGTACGTCCACCCCGATCACGGTGATCGCCGGACCTGACCACACCCGGGAGCCCAACGTGCCGGTGCCGATCAGCGGAACCCCGTCGGCGACCTCGGCCAGCTCACGGAACTCGGCCTCGTCCAGGCCGCCCCCGGTCCACTCTTCCCGGCGCAGACCCGCCACCGCGACGTCACCGTTCACGTCGTGCAACGTCGCCAACGCATGCAGTATCGCGATCAGCGCGTCGGGGGCTGCCCCGCCGTACTGTCCGCTGTGCTTGGCCGAAGCCAGGGTCCGGACCTCGACCACCACGTTGGCCATGCCCCGCAGCGCGACCGTCAGCGTCGGGATCCCCGGACGCACGTTGCCCAGGTCGGCGATCAGCATCACATCGGCTGCGAACCGAGCCGGGTCCTGCGGCGGGTAGCTGGTGAACGCGGCCCCGCCGACTTCCTCCATGCCCTCGATGACTACCTTCACGCCGACCGGTGGCCGCCCGTCCCACGCCCTGATCGCCCCCACGAT is a genomic window containing:
- a CDS encoding M20/M25/M40 family metallo-hydrolase, yielding MPDLTRDLVELVAVPSVSLRGYPASTHGPLLRARDLVARLLSDAGCAVASIELPETAPVVFGEITAPPGAPTVLLYSHYDVVPAGDESLWETPPFEPTIRDGALVGRGTADTKSNIAAIVGAIRAWDGRPPVGVKVVIEGMEEVGGAAFTSYPPQDPARFAADVMLIADLGNVRPGIPTLTVALRGMANVVVEVRTLASAKHSGQYGGAAPDALIAILHALATLHDVNGDVAVAGLRREEWTGGGLDEAEFRELAEVADGVPLIGTGTLGSRVWSGPAITVIGVDVPGVDDALNAVSPYARAKLNVRVHPQQDPREAQQAVV